In Drosophila simulans strain w501 chromosome 3R, Prin_Dsim_3.1, whole genome shotgun sequence, a single window of DNA contains:
- the LOC6729567 gene encoding protein takeout produces MELTLALVLLLGCASTYGHASDLPSGIERCAIMDEQCLENGVNFVLRNYAKSGIKELGLIPLDPLHVKKFKIGRNPHSPVNIDLSFHEMDILGLHQGVAKRVSGFTSDLSRSIELVMDVPEIGVRGPYSVDGRILILPITGKGNADIRLTRTKVRALIKFKRVSKGDHQTYAEVVDIKVELDPSHVTYHLENLFNGQKDLSENMHALINENWKDIFNELKPGIGEAFGLIAKSVLDRIFGKLPLEQLFVV; encoded by the exons ACACTCGCCCTCGTCCTGCTGCTCGGATGTGCGTCCACCTACGGACACGCTTCCGATTTAC CCTCAGGCATCGAGAGGTGCGCCATCATGGACGAGCAGTGCCTGGAGAACGGAGTGAACTTCGTGCTGAGGAACTACGCCAAGAGCGGCATCAAGGAGCTGGGCTTGATCCCCCTCGATCCGCTGCACGTCAAGAAGTTCAAAATCGGACGCAATCCGCACAGTCCGGTCAACATCGATCTCAGCTTCCACGAGATGGACATCTTGGGTCTACATCAGGGTGTTGCGAAGCGAGTGAG CGGATTCACAAGTGATCTCAGCCGCTCCATCGAGCTGGTCATGGATGTTCCAGAAATTGGAGTCAGAGGACCCTACTCGGTGGACGGAAGAATACTCATTCTGCCCATCACCGGAAAGGGCAATGCCGACATCCGCCTCA CTAGAACAAAGGTACGTGCACTGATCAAATTCAAGCGCGTCTCCAAGGGCGATCATCAAACCTACGCCGAGGTGGTGGACATCAAGGTTGAGCTGGATCCCTCCCATGTGACCTACCATCTGGAGAATCTGTTCAACGGCCAGAAGGATCTGAGCGAGAACATGCACGCGCTCATCAACGAGAACTGGAAGGACATCTTCAATGAACTGAAGCCGGGCATTGGCGAGGCCTTCGGACTGATAGCCAAGTCGGTGCTGGACAGGATATTCGGCAAACTGCCGCTGGAACAGCTCTTTGTAGTCTAA
- the LOC6729569 gene encoding 40S ribosomal protein S27 codes for MPLAKDLLHPLPAEEKRKHKLKRLVQHPNSYFMDVKCPGCYRITTVFSHAQGVVVCAGCATILCQPTGGRAKLTEGCSFRRKPQ; via the exons ATGCCG CTAGCAAAAGATCTTCTGCACCCTCTGCCCGCCGAGGAGAAGCGCAAGCACAAGCTGAAGCGCCTGGTCCAGCACCCTAACTCGTACTTCATGGACGTGAAGTGCCCCGGCTGCTACAGGATCACCACCGTCTTCAGCCACGCCCAGGGCGTCGTGGTCTGCGCCGGATGCGCAACCATTCTGTGCCAGCCGACTGGAGGACGCGCCAAGCTGACAGAAG GCTGCTCCTTCCGCAGGAAGCCACAGTAA
- the LOC6729568 gene encoding protein bag-of-marbles produces the protein MLNARDMGPEDNENQELDHNFKLMEEHLASMVIGNENEDPIQATCQHEDSNEDGATCTSGVLFEIQENFGRLRLCDVGAPLLEFHGLDCLQQLQKRSRQLAIEGSPAKKSRSGAADFVLVTGPKQKQLQKENVWNRQCKDSASGKQPITIEKLRMIGIHGDCLEHNTTLRLMNLFRSLHDHLTADLGFSRQNSMPSDYLFDLPVKSMMPKSINVRYQLQVLCTKVERFLVKQRRTLEANRHFDFEKYDECDKLLKGSASYLENFKLLLKPEMRNRNGNSGINADKFHAQLMERLLIGLRDWIKAAHLSVHVFNWEMDLEHRYSGAMTESHKSLTERAILLSGAELKAANARGISLEELLIAKRFDLEGPICCAQEQHEFLTALIANPETYFPPSVVAICGSQKLGGVNMQEEQSASEAEIEEIEEVPSSPPRHTIRVPRFRS, from the exons ATGCTTAATGCACGTGACATGGGTCCTGAGGACAACGAGAACCAGGAGCTGGACCACAATTTCAAGCTGATGGAGGAGCATTTGGCCTCCATGGTGATAGGCAATGAAAACGAAGATCCAATTCAAGCCACTTGTCAGCACGAGGATTCGAACGAAGATGGTGCCACCTGCACATCGGGCGTTTTATTCGAAATCCAGGAGAACTTCGGTAGACTCCGGTTATGTGACGTGGGTGCACCACTCCTCGAATTCCACGGTTTGGATTGCTTGCAACAGCTTCAGAAGCGATCGCGCCAGCTTGCAATCGAAGGTTCTCCGGCCAAGAAGTCGCGATCCGGAGCCGCAGACTTCGTGTTGGTCACcgggccaaagcaaaagcaactgCAGAAGGAAAATGTGTGGAACCGACAGTGTAAAGACTCTGCGTCCGGGAAGCAGCCCATAACTATTGAGAAACTGCGTATGATTGGTATTCACGGCGATTG CTTGGAGCACAACACCACGCTTCGTTTGATGAATCTGTTCAGATCCCTGCATGATCACCTGACCGCCGATTTGGGCTTCTCGCGCCAAAACTCAATGCCCTCGGACTATCTGTTCGATTTGCCGGTCAAGAGCATGATGCCAAAGAGCATAAATGTGCGCTACCAACTGCAAGTGCTGTGCACCAAAGTAGAGCGCTTCCTTGTCAAGCAGCGCCGCACCTTGGAGGCGAATCGCCACTTCGATTTCGAGAAGTATGACGAGTGTGACAAGTTGCTTAAGGGTTCCGCATCCTATTTGGAGAACTTCAAACTGCTTCTAAAGCCCGAAATGCGCAATCGAAACGGAAACTCGGGGATCAATGCGGACAAGT TCCATGCTCAGCTCATGGAGAGATTGCTGATTGGTCTGCGCGATTGGATCAAGGCTGCGCATCTCAGTGTGCACGTGTTTAACTGGGAAATGGATCTGGAGCACCGCTACTCGGGGGCCATGACCGAAAGCCACAAGTCGTTGACCGAGCGGGCGATCCTTTTGTCTGGTGCCGAGCTAAAGGCGGCCAATGCGCGTGGAATCAGTTTGGAGGAGCTGTTGATCGCCAAGAGATTTGACTTGGAAGGTCCGATCTGTTGTGCCCAGGAGCAGCATGAGTTCCTTACCGCTCTAATCGCCAATCCAGAGACCTATTTCCCACCCAGTGTTGTCGCCATTTGCGGGTCACAGAAGCTTGGCGGAGTGAACATGCAGGAGGAGCAGTCAGCGTCGGAGGCGGAGATTGAGGAGATCGAGGAAGTGCCATCATCGCCGCCTCGTCACACCATACGTGTACCTCGCTTCAGAAGCTAA